The sequence gctctgcgactgctctcccagcctggctgccacTCACAGCCATTTTGTTCCTCCACGTACCACAGTCACAGCACCCTTTGCTACTGCTATGAGcctgggtgctggagctggctctgcacagagctAACACCTCCCTTGGAGCACATCCTGTGGCAGTGGAGTGGTGCTGCAGAGTAAATCAAAGTCTGCACTTAAAAACAAAGGTGCTTTCTGAGGCAGTAACCAGCCAACATTTTAGTCACTCCTAATCCCACTTGAAAGACAGGCTGTGTTGTCATGACACATACTTCCAATAGGTGCTAGCCTATTTTGGGcttctttttccagctctgcattCTTGGTCTGTGCCCAGCTTTTCCAGACTTCAAGCCCTTCTTCTGGCTTCAGAGAGTTTGGAAGTAGAAGTTCAGGTGAAGTCTGTGGCTGTGGTTGTGGTTCAACTTCAGCAACCTGAACAGTTTGAGCCTGTGGAAGAAAACAGTTCAGTTTGTAGAGACACTTTGACATGCAGCAGTTCCACAAACCCCAAGTGATGCTGCAATTCCTCTAGCCCCAGGATATCAGCCTTTTGCAACACTCCTCTAATCCAAGGAGCACAACTTTTGCTGTCTAACCCGAACTGCTGCTCACAAAAGAGTATTCACCTCTCCAAGAACTCTTTCGGTTTGAAGGGATTTAGCAAATCCACACCACTTGCAGTCTGATGTGTTTAGAAGTCCTGCAGAACAGCACAGGAGACCTAACAGCCACAATACCACTAAGTAGGGAGCCAGTACATTCAAAGGCAAGGATTCACAGAGCTAAAGCCCTCTCAACAACAGGCTTGTGGTCTCCCCTCAAACACCGAATCAGATCACTATTGATTCTGAAGCTAAATTTGCTCCAAAGCATttttcctggtttcagctaACTTGTCACTGACCCACCACTGAAATCCATCATCTCACTCAACCAAGAGCAGCCCCAGGCCTCTCACAGACCCGGCACCTACAGAGACCCCCAGCCCCTGGCAGGGAAGAACAGGAAGGTGCCATCAGCTCTGCCAaccactgctgctctgagccTGGAGTGCCCTGAGCAAGGTGCTGGGTACAGTGGCACATTGTACACTGGTAGTAGCATCCCtcccacccctgcccatggAGGGCAGGCTCTCCTCGTTACTCAGTACGTAACAGACACTCTGTTCTTATCAGCAAGAACCGATAAGATTACTTTATACCTCgtagaaattaattaataacAAACTAGAACACCAGCATCAAAACATCCCTTCGGCTGCACTGCAATGCTCTCCAACCACCCAATGCTGCTCATCAGAGCTCACTATACTGTGAAGAGCTACTCTGTGACCTACTATAGACCTAAAGGGTCTCCAGCCCCTTTGGAAGTTTACTTCACAGCAGCACCTTACGTCTGGAATTACTACCTCAAACAGGAACTTATTTTACAGCCCTATGGGTGATGATGACACCTACCCAGCAGGAGCAGTGAGCCCTCCCGCTGCACTCACCCTGCATTCCtcactgcagctcctccagcccatGCCACAAAGCCTCACAGCTACCTCAGTTGCAAAGGTTAACCTGAAGCTTTACAGCCCTTAGCCAAATTCTGCCTGGCACCCTGCATGTTAGAGATGGCAGTTCTCACATCagaacagttttgctttctccttcttaaGAGCCACCCCAAAAAGCTTTGTTATAATGAAGTAGCTTTGCCTTTGATACTGCCAAGTGTCAATCATCAGTGAGAGTTGTACTAGAGACCACAATGAAAACAGCCTAGAGACTGCAGTAATGCCTCTGCCTTACTTAGTGTAACAGAATTCAGCTGCAGAGACAAAGCTCCAGCCCAAACCGGAGCCTTCTGACTGCCTCCGGTCAGTTGCTCTTTTCCATCAGCTCTTAACAGCTCTTTGCTTctcagcccctgcagcacagggaggctgTGAGTGGAAGGGCCCAGCTTTTATCAAGGCAGATGCTGACAACGTTGAAGTCATCAAGCAAGCCTCTGCCTTGACAAGGACAGGAGTCCAAGGGTGAACTGACAccctggctctgcaggagctAGGACAGAGACTCCGTGTCCTCCAGAGCGCTGCCCCACTGCTCTCCAGAGCCAACCACCTCCACCAGCCCAGCCTAAGGGTGATCTTCTGCCCTGACCCACAGACACCCTGTGTAGTGTGAGGCAGGCACACAGGCTGCACTTAATTCACTGAGCGGGCAGTTGTTTCTTAACAGACTTATGTTTTTCACAGCTAGAGCAAAATAGCTGCAACTTAAGACACACTACACAGCATTAGAAGATGATTTACAATTAGCCATCAAAGAAATTATGGGGCTAATACCTCAGGAAGGATCCCAAGAACGCGGCTCATGCTCTTAAAAGACCCTAGAATAAGCCTAAAATTCCTGTTcagcaaaaggcaaaaagctttATTAACTTAGTTTGTTCAAGCAACTCAAAGTGATGAAGTGACCTCTGAAGTACcaatacagggaaaaaagctACACAAGATTATCTGAACATgacaaaccaagaaaaccccaaccaaaccaacccccatGCATTACAAGACCCATAAGCTGCAGCTTAAAGTACAGCTTTATAGAAGAGGGCAGCCAGGACCTGAAAGTTATCTACAGCAGTAGGGAACCTTTTCAGTTCAGATCCTGGTGGGCCACAGCCCACCATCAGCTCAGAAACCACCAGACACAACTACAGAAGGTAATCCTCCTTGTCTCAGCACTTAGTGATGAAGCAGAGGGCATATACTCCTTTATAAAGCCAACAGTGTTATTTATAAACCAGAAGGAATTTATAACGTTTATGCTAGCAGACTTAGGTATTTTTGCCCTCATTCCATTCAGCAAAACCAGGCTCTGACAGATCAATCACTTTTCACTTTCTGGTAATAAGAGATCAATGACATCCATTTGCACATACAAAAGTCCATTAACAGCCCCAGTTATTCAAGTTTTAAAAGCCAATTCAAAATAATCTATAGCTTAAAGTTAGCAACAAAGCCCATAAAAAATCAGCCACAAATGTGGCTGCCGTGTTTGCCAAGCACCATGAGGAGATGCTTACTTGCCACTGCTCCTTACTGCTCTCTTGCACGCCAAGCATTTCCCAGAAGCAGGCCATGGTGTTACAGATACACCTGATCCGTGAGGTTGGCTCACAACTAGGGAGATTTCGCCACTTCACCCTAGCACAGGATCTGCTGTGAACCCACGTGCTGCATAACACAGAGTAACTGATAAGGAGGTGAGCAATGTATTTGCACTCCTTGCTCCACCGCAGCCATCCCTGCCTGGCCACTGCAAGCCCCGGAACAGCTCAGCAGAGACTGCAGACCTTGGAATACCTGctaggaagcagcagcaaggagcacATATCTATTACTTTACACCACCAAGAGCAAGGCTTCACTTTGAGGAAGTTTTGAATCCTATAATTATGTACCAACACATCACAGTCTGACACCTAGCAGGAGTCAAATGCCCTACAAGAGGCTACGGGGACAGATGCATCTCTGCTTCCCTGCCAGCTGTCTGCTGCCACCCTCCCTCTCCCCAACATTTGCAAGTTGTTAATCGCAGAGTGAGAAGCAGTTTTAACTTACCGAGCAAGTGACttgtagctgctgctgctgctgcccctgctcctggggtgtgggctgctgctgctgctgctgcgggtCCCATATGTGCACTGTCTGCGCTGTGTTCTGGTACGTCCCTGCCACAGCCTGCACTGCCACTGGAATGTGGATGTTGCCATTCATAAACTGCGCTGGAAAGAGCGAATTAGCAAGAGTCTGCACCACCTCCTCGTGAGAGTTCTTCACTACTGAAGTACTTCCCACCATCTTGTCCTTGTCATCTTCCAGCTTCACGGTAGCCAGTGTCGTCGGCGAGCCGCTGACGTGGACGGCGTTGTAGGCCTCCTGAGGGATGGCAATGTGGGTtatgttttgctgctgaaggtCACCTCGTGGCTGAGCAGAGTAAACAGGGATGGTCCAAGTCTCTCCAGTGGGGCTAGTAATGGTCCCAGTGGCACTGTACAGGTGGGCACTGTCCACTGTTAACAAGTCTGGCCTTAAAGAGACGTAACTTTGCTGCTGGCCCTGAGGAATGGCCAGCACGGTGGCAACTGGCTGCCCTGAAATAGCATATGATACAGTGATAGGCATATCTACCTTACGCTTCTTCACGGGCTGAAGGACACTGGCAGTGCTGATCCGCCGCTCTCCCTCTCGTGGAGAGCCCTGCTGAGAAGGTGGAGGTGACAGTGCCCCAACTGTTTGGATCTGTATCTGCTGGCCACCAGTAATGGCCTGTCCTGCCACAAGCTGGGCCTGGATCTGCTGGTGTTGTATGTGTTCCTCCTGTATCTCCGCAGCCTGGATCTGCTGGGCAGTCTGCACGTGCTGCACTTGGATttgagctgcctgcagctgagaTGGGCTGGGGCTCTGAAGAGACTGACTCTGTATTGTCTGGGATGCCTGCTGCTGCGCCTGCCCTTGGATCTGCACTTGGACCTGTATTGGCTGCTCCGAAGCCTGATGGACAGTGAGCTGTGGAGAGAGCTGCTGGGCGGAGACCTGCTGTGGTGACTGCTGGACCTGGACCTGAACCTGCAACGACACCAATTCAGCAGTTAGACATCAGCGACTCAACAGCGCGGCCACCAACAGAGGTGATCCATCACGGGAGGTCTATGCTCCAGGTCTTTCATGCTCAGTTTTATGATTCCATATATTAATACCTCAGTAAAgacttcaggaaaacagaacCAAGTTGCTCTGGAATTGCCTGGTTGCTAACAGAGACATGGTAGATGACGCGTTTGCTCAGCGCTGCACATGACCACCCTTCTCAGCACAGCAAAGCGCGTGAGCTGCATCTCCAGCCTCAAAGCTCCGTGGGCTCAAGCCAACAGATTGCATCCTTGGGAGCCAAAAGAGTCTTCAGCACTATTTGCATTGCTAAAATGTTATTTCGGCATAGGCTCTGCAATAGCAAGACGTTAAGGTCATGCATATTACAAGTTTATCTTGCTACAAAACACAGGAGCTTGCCTCATCCTTGCTGTGCTCTAAAGATGGTTTTactgcctccagccccagccgGAGCACTTGTCAGTGACAGGCAGTAAGAAATATGGGTAAGTTGAAACCAGCACTTGGCCCTTTCCAgataaagcacagaaataccaTTTTGGAAGCAATCTCCAGCAGTAATGCCACCCAAGCGGGTGTCAACACGGGAAGGTGCAAGCTCAACCTGAGTGTGTGTCATACACTGAGGAGCAGCGCTGCAGCATTTGGGTTTTAAGTGTCACATGTACTTCTTTGGCAATGATAATTAAAACCAATTcgattttcattatttatttcttccacttATTGTCCAACTTACTCAGTTGTGTTTTCTAGCTCAAGCACTTACACAATGCTGAATAACaccaataaattattttaagacttGGAGCCAAACACAGTTCTTTTTATTCTaggggaaaactgaaaaataaatcacactcTGTTGCATCAATGCTCATTTGTCCACGGTCTGTCACACCATCTAGCAGCAGCCCAGGAGCAGACTTGAAGCTAGAAGTCAGAGGGAGTCCCCAACAACTTCACATCCCAGGCCTTGAACCCGGCCCAAGTGGCATCTTCACAGCCAGGGCACCACGTCAGGTCTGCTCTCCTCGTCCAGACACTTCCCCACTCTGTTGCCCTCATTTACAGAGCCCCTTTGTTGCACTTCCCTTGTCCTAGAAGCAATACCCCAGGTTCCCATGATCGTGTGCTTTTCCAGGCTTCCTTAACACTCTATCTTAAGGGAGGGAATTAATTATTCAACCTCTCCTTTCAAACCCAGCGGGGAGATGTAGCGCTTTATTAGTGGCACCTATGAGAGCCATATGAAGTTTGAAGCCAAAACAGATctatctagttccaaacccaTGCCTTCCTACTCATGTTCTCTCACCCTTTTCTACCTCACTTTCTGGAGTGAAGAAAGCTCACACAGCATTTGCACAGACATCACAGTAGCCAGCCTGACAATGCCAGGAACAATCCCCACGCAGGTCTGTGCTGCACAGACACATGAAATCTCACATCCCAACATCACCTTAAGAAACATTAAGGATTCATTTGCAGCccattaagaggaaaaaaaaaagtggtgtaGCAAAACGCACCACTTGCAGACCAGTTTTATAAGTCACC comes from Strigops habroptila isolate Jane chromosome 11, bStrHab1.2.pri, whole genome shotgun sequence and encodes:
- the QRICH1 gene encoding glutamine-rich protein 1, which translates into the protein MNNSLENTISFEEYIRVKARTIPQHRMKEFLDSLASKGPEALQEFQQTATTTMVYQQGSNCIYTDSTEVAGSLLELACPVTTSVQQQTQPEQQIQVQQPQQVQVQVQVQQSPQQVSAQQLSPQLTVHQASEQPIQVQVQIQGQAQQQASQTIQSQSLQSPSPSQLQAAQIQVQHVQTAQQIQAAEIQEEHIQHQQIQAQLVAGQAITGGQQIQIQTVGALSPPPSQQGSPREGERRISTASVLQPVKKRKVDMPITVSYAISGQPVATVLAIPQGQQQSYVSLRPDLLTVDSAHLYSATGTITSPTGETWTIPVYSAQPRGDLQQQNITHIAIPQEAYNAVHVSGSPTTLATVKLEDDKDKMVGSTSVVKNSHEEVVQTLANSLFPAQFMNGNIHIPVAVQAVAGTYQNTAQTVHIWDPQQQQQQPTPQEQGQQQQQLQVTCSAQTVQVAEVEPQPQPQTSPELLLPNSLKPEEGLEVWKSWAQTKNAELEKEAQNRLAPIGRRQLLRFQEDLISSAVAELNYGLCLMTREARNGDGEPYDPDVLYYIFLCIQKYLFENGRVDDIFSDLYYIRFTEWLHEVLKDVQPRVSPLGYVLSSHVTEEMLWECKQLGAHSPSTLLTTLMFFNTKYFLLKTVDQHMKLAFSKVLRQTKKNPSNPKDKSTSIRYLKAPGIHQTGQKVTDDMYAEQTENPENPLRCPIKLYDFYLFKCPQSVKGRNDTFYLTPEPVVAPNSPIWYSIQPISREQMEQMLTRILVIREIQEAIAVANASTMH